In the Aliarcobacter cryaerophilus genome, one interval contains:
- a CDS encoding inositol monophosphatase family protein yields MENITKAIIKSNIEIAKYIKNSLKEDDFRYTKQIGYGGDNSLKIDIFFEDIFIKNLKDFGNIFSEECGFIDNKKDITFIIDPLDGSNNFLSNIPYFGTSVAVKKNGEIIAGFVANMANKTLVYRILDDEVKYFCLENRKEIQKIVHNISKVAVFERGYKYPNICKNIDDKNIKFRVLGATALSLANARDFLFVIFKGDLREFDLEAGLFISKDLYIKKEEDIIFVTKYKEQFSIFKEIIKDF; encoded by the coding sequence TTGGAAAATATAACAAAAGCAATAATAAAATCAAATATTGAAATAGCAAAATATATAAAAAATAGTTTAAAAGAAGATGATTTCAGATATACAAAACAGATTGGATATGGCGGGGATAATTCATTAAAAATTGATATTTTTTTTGAAGATATATTTATAAAAAATCTAAAAGATTTTGGAAATATTTTTAGTGAAGAGTGTGGATTTATTGATAATAAAAAAGATATTACATTTATAATAGACCCTCTTGATGGAAGTAATAATTTTTTGTCAAATATTCCATATTTTGGCACTTCGGTTGCAGTTAAAAAAAATGGTGAAATTATTGCTGGTTTTGTAGCAAATATGGCAAACAAAACTTTAGTTTATAGAATTTTGGATGACGAGGTAAAATATTTTTGTTTGGAAAATAGAAAAGAGATACAAAAAATAGTTCATAATATTTCAAAAGTTGCAGTTTTTGAAAGAGGATATAAATATCCAAATATTTGTAAAAATATAGATGATAAAAATATAAAGTTTAGAGTTCTTGGTGCAACAGCACTATCTTTGGCAAATGCGAGAGATTTTTTGTTTGTGATTTTCAAAGGAGATTTAAGAGAGTTTGATTTAGAAGCTGGACTTTTTATAAGTAAAGATTTATATATAAAAAAAGAAGAAGATATTATATTTGTTACAAAATATAAAGAACAATTTTCAATATTTAAAGAAATTATTAAAGATTTTTAG
- a CDS encoding YfhL family 4Fe-4S dicluster ferredoxin, translating into MALIIMDECIACDACREECPNMAIEEGDPIYVIDADRCTECVGHYEEPQCVEVCPVDCIILDPDNEETLEELKFKYEQLMEEEN; encoded by the coding sequence ATGGCTTTAATAATTATGGACGAATGTATTGCATGTGACGCTTGTAGGGAAGAGTGTCCAAATATGGCGATTGAAGAGGGTGATCCAATTTATGTAATTGATGCTGATCGTTGTACAGAGTGTGTTGGGCACTATGAAGAACCTCAGTGTGTAGAGGTTTGTCCAGTTGACTGTATTATTTTGGATCCAGATAATGAAGAGACACTAGAAGAGCTAAAATTCAAGTATGAACAGTTAATGGAAGAAGAAAACTAA
- a CDS encoding Ppx/GppA phosphatase family protein — protein sequence MSKITTVIDIGSNSMRMVVLEKSSRFAFSLINETKSRVKISEGCYENGGNLQEIPMERAYQSLKSFLNISNALKSRKVLCVATSALRDAPNSKVFLNRVKNDLGLSIKVIDGEKESYFGGVATSNLLHDDEFITIDIGGGSTEFCFVKDKKILKSISLNIGTVRIKELYFNKNNIKGAKDYILENLKKVFEQNIDIPSKAVGIGGSIRTLSKMIMDKNEYPLDAIHGFTYNVKAEKKLFENILKADTNDELQELGVKKDRFDTIKEGTFIFKTILDELDIKEVVTSGVGVREGVYLTDLLRNSNHRFPNNFNVSVKSLLDRFELNEKQSAYFGNNAKKIFEVLKPLHNLDDKFKELLVVSSKLHSVGSSLNFYKKNDNAFEFILNGLNYDFQHTSRVIVAHTIKFSKKSLPKQSDIEEYKELLPNLETMQWLSFMIALNIAVNTDFSCPKVNYILDDDILRLKLPNRSFLINSYIEKLELPKDLSLEIL from the coding sequence ATGTCGAAAATTACAACAGTCATCGATATTGGCTCAAATTCAATGCGGATGGTTGTTTTAGAAAAATCTAGCCGTTTTGCTTTTTCTTTAATAAATGAGACAAAAAGTAGAGTAAAAATTTCTGAAGGTTGCTATGAAAATGGTGGGAACCTTCAAGAAATTCCTATGGAAAGAGCTTATCAATCTTTAAAATCTTTTTTAAATATTTCAAATGCTTTAAAATCAAGAAAAGTTTTGTGTGTGGCAACTTCTGCTTTAAGAGACGCTCCAAATTCAAAAGTTTTTTTAAATAGAGTTAAAAATGATTTGGGATTGAGTATAAAAGTAATTGATGGAGAAAAAGAGTCTTATTTTGGTGGTGTTGCTACTTCAAATTTACTTCATGATGATGAGTTTATAACTATTGATATTGGTGGGGGAAGTACAGAATTTTGTTTTGTAAAAGATAAAAAAATCTTAAAATCAATATCTTTAAATATTGGAACTGTAAGAATAAAAGAGTTGTATTTTAATAAAAACAATATCAAAGGTGCAAAAGATTATATTTTAGAGAACTTAAAAAAAGTTTTTGAACAAAATATTGATATTCCTTCAAAAGCTGTTGGAATTGGTGGAAGTATTAGAACTTTATCAAAAATGATTATGGATAAAAATGAGTATCCATTAGATGCAATTCATGGGTTTACATATAATGTAAAAGCAGAAAAAAAACTTTTTGAAAATATTTTAAAAGCAGATACAAATGATGAACTTCAAGAATTAGGGGTTAAAAAAGATAGATTTGATACTATAAAAGAGGGTACATTTATTTTTAAAACTATTCTTGATGAGTTGGATATAAAAGAGGTTGTAACTTCTGGAGTAGGTGTGAGAGAAGGAGTTTATCTTACAGATTTACTAAGAAATTCAAATCATAGATTTCCAAATAATTTTAATGTAAGTGTAAAAAGTTTATTAGATAGATTTGAATTAAATGAGAAACAGAGTGCTTATTTTGGGAATAATGCAAAAAAGATATTTGAAGTTTTAAAACCTCTTCACAATCTTGATGATAAATTTAAAGAGCTTTTAGTTGTATCTTCAAAACTTCACTCAGTTGGTTCTAGTTTGAATTTTTATAAGAAAAATGACAATGCTTTTGAGTTTATTTTAAATGGTTTAAATTATGATTTTCAGCATACTTCAAGAGTTATAGTTGCTCATACAATAAAGTTTTCAAAAAAATCTTTACCAAAGCAGAGTGATATAGAAGAGTATAAAGAGTTATTACCAAATTTGGAAACTATGCAGTGGCTTTCATTTATGATTGCTCTAAATATTGCTGTAAATACTGATTTTTCTTGTCCAAAAGTAAACTATATTTTAGATGATGATATTTTACGATTAAAGCTTCCAAATAGATCATTTTTAATAAATTCATATATTGAAAAACTAGAGCTTCCAAAAGATTTATCCTTAGAGATTTTATAG
- the waaC gene encoding lipopolysaccharide heptosyltransferase I, which translates to MQKIAIIKLSAMGDIIHSMVALQFIKIKYPNIQIDWFVEDAFSKVLENNPDIKNIIKLNLKSIKNSKKEILTQLKLVKSFKNRDYDLIIDAQGLIKSAIVARFLGKNRVGFCKNSTREGFASFFYNKKVSISYDKNVIDRNCYLFSKALNFEISKDDILNKKPFLFFKNEDEKVYQYLNETRKNILLVVGASWKSKMYSKEKFVKIVQNLKENFFIAWGNEEEKEIAEFICDNSDAIVLPKIDLNTLKALISRVDLVIGNDTGPTHMAWALNVPSITIFGNTPAYRNAYETKINKSVESSSVVNPFKLDKKDFSIKMVDENIIIDMAKELLSVQKN; encoded by the coding sequence GTGCAAAAAATAGCTATTATAAAGCTATCTGCTATGGGTGATATTATTCACTCAATGGTTGCTTTACAGTTTATAAAAATAAAATATCCAAATATCCAAATTGATTGGTTTGTAGAAGATGCTTTTTCTAAAGTTTTAGAAAATAATCCAGATATAAAAAATATAATCAAACTAAATTTAAAATCTATTAAAAACTCAAAAAAAGAGATTTTAACTCAATTAAAACTTGTAAAAAGCTTTAAAAATAGAGATTATGATTTAATCATAGATGCTCAAGGTTTAATAAAATCAGCAATAGTTGCTAGATTTTTAGGTAAAAACAGAGTTGGTTTTTGTAAAAACTCAACAAGAGAAGGATTTGCAAGTTTTTTTTATAATAAAAAAGTATCAATATCTTATGATAAAAATGTTATAGATAGAAACTGCTATTTATTTTCAAAAGCACTTAATTTTGAGATTTCAAAAGATGATATTCTAAATAAAAAACCTTTTTTATTTTTTAAAAATGAAGATGAAAAAGTTTATCAATATTTAAATGAAACTAGAAAAAATATTCTTCTTGTAGTTGGTGCTAGCTGGAAGAGTAAAATGTATTCTAAAGAGAAGTTTGTTAAAATAGTACAAAATTTAAAAGAGAATTTTTTTATTGCTTGGGGAAATGAAGAAGAAAAAGAGATAGCAGAGTTTATTTGTGATAATTCAGATGCTATTGTTTTACCAAAGATAGATTTAAATACATTAAAAGCGTTAATAAGTAGAGTTGATTTAGTAATTGGAAATGATACAGGACCCACGCATATGGCTTGGGCTTTAAATGTCCCATCAATAACAATTTTTGGAAATACTCCAGCTTATAGAAATGCTTATGAAACAAAAATTAATAAAAGTGTAGAGTCTTCTTCTGTTGTAAATCCTTTTAAGTTGGATAAAAAAGATTTTTCAATCAAGATGGTTGATGAAAATATTATTATAGATATGGCAAAGGAGCTTTTAAGTGTACAGAAAAATTAA
- a CDS encoding lipid A biosynthesis acyltransferase, whose translation MYRKIKDYFRLFLYNTFLFLFLITPKILMKYILKFFAFFAFKFNKKHIKVARANLDFVYGNSISEDRKNQIIYNSYKSLVFNMYEFIENQNIEKEDLLKKANILNKDIIENAIKENRKIVYISAHYGGWELTVPYIALMFGDVAIVNRRMNNPHIQKKYEKARSKNHITMLEKESAAKGMIKAFKENKTVCVVIDQYLNSGIDIEFLGKITKATDSTSRIALKFDAVIIPIFTLCNDFRDWTIKVCEPIDVKTYEFKSEDKIKELTQIQNDILSKQILEKPDFWLWQHKRFKDVENDIYKKED comes from the coding sequence GTGTACAGAAAAATTAAAGATTATTTTAGACTCTTTTTATATAACACATTTCTTTTTTTATTTTTAATAACTCCTAAAATTCTTATGAAATATATTTTGAAATTTTTTGCATTTTTTGCATTTAAATTTAATAAAAAACATATAAAAGTAGCACGTGCAAACTTAGATTTTGTGTATGGAAATAGTATAAGTGAAGATAGAAAAAACCAGATTATTTATAACTCTTATAAATCTTTGGTTTTTAATATGTATGAATTTATTGAAAATCAAAATATAGAAAAAGAAGATTTACTAAAAAAAGCAAATATTTTAAATAAAGATATAATAGAAAATGCAATAAAAGAGAATAGAAAAATTGTTTATATTTCAGCTCATTATGGTGGTTGGGAATTAACTGTTCCATATATTGCACTTATGTTTGGTGATGTTGCAATAGTAAATAGAAGAATGAATAATCCTCATATTCAAAAAAAATATGAAAAAGCTAGAAGTAAAAATCATATTACAATGCTTGAAAAAGAGAGTGCTGCAAAGGGTATGATAAAAGCTTTTAAAGAGAATAAAACAGTTTGTGTAGTTATTGATCAATACTTAAATAGTGGAATAGATATAGAGTTTTTAGGAAAAATTACAAAAGCTACGGATTCAACTTCAAGAATTGCATTAAAATTTGATGCTGTTATTATTCCAATTTTTACTCTTTGCAATGATTTTAGAGATTGGACAATTAAGGTTTGTGAACCAATTGATGTTAAAACTTATGAGTTTAAAAGTGAAGATAAAATCAAAGAGTTGACTCAAATTCAAAATGATATTTTATCTAAGCAAATTTTAGAGAAACCAGATTTTTGGCTATGGCAACATAAGAGATTTAAAGATGTAGAAAATGATATTTATAAAAAAGAAGATTAA
- a CDS encoding glycosyltransferase family 9 protein — translation MKNIKKILIIRCGALGDLVYSTSVLDALRFEFGEDVIIDYVSTPAASKLFEYDKRVNKIFHLKHKKIPIIFSSQKKAVINYSKKEPYDILINFEMGKQFKSLVEKIVANKKVGWFCEDIKITKTHMVEICKEFYSSIISKENLDKSFPKVFGSPYNEIKNKFSLPNDYIIVSPSNSHNKKKRLNYRAWPHENWKEFLNLVPKDTNIVLIGAKGEEDFFEPLKPYNRNIIDLVGKITISQMVSVVEKSKALIVTDTGTAHIASAVNTAVFCLIGPTPAEQTGPYKTPFNEVYIISAGLSCSPCYKTDVMKACKDNICMKNIKASKVLNLLNEAKIL, via the coding sequence TTGAAAAATATAAAAAAAATATTGATAATAAGATGTGGAGCTTTAGGGGATTTAGTATATTCTACATCTGTATTAGATGCATTAAGATTTGAGTTTGGAGAAGATGTAATTATTGATTATGTATCAACTCCAGCAGCTTCAAAACTTTTTGAATATGATAAGAGAGTAAATAAAATTTTTCATTTAAAACATAAAAAAATTCCAATAATTTTTAGTTCACAAAAAAAAGCTGTAATAAACTATTCGAAAAAAGAGCCTTACGATATTTTAATAAATTTTGAGATGGGTAAACAATTTAAAAGTTTAGTTGAAAAAATTGTTGCAAATAAAAAAGTTGGTTGGTTTTGTGAAGATATTAAAATTACAAAAACTCATATGGTTGAAATTTGTAAAGAGTTTTATTCAAGCATAATTTCAAAAGAGAATTTGGATAAATCATTTCCCAAAGTTTTTGGTTCACCTTATAATGAAATTAAAAATAAATTTAGCCTACCAAATGATTATATAATTGTTAGTCCAAGTAATTCACACAATAAAAAGAAAAGATTAAACTATAGAGCATGGCCTCATGAAAATTGGAAAGAGTTTTTAAATTTAGTTCCAAAAGATACTAATATTGTTTTAATTGGGGCAAAAGGTGAAGAAGATTTTTTTGAGCCCCTTAAACCTTATAATAGAAATATTATAGATTTAGTAGGAAAAATAACAATTTCCCAGATGGTTAGTGTTGTTGAAAAATCAAAGGCTTTGATTGTAACTGATACAGGAACAGCACATATAGCATCTGCTGTTAATACTGCTGTCTTTTGTCTGATTGGACCAACTCCAGCAGAACAAACTGGACCATACAAAACACCTTTTAATGAAGTTTATATTATAAGTGCAGGATTATCTTGTAGTCCTTGCTATAAAACAGATGTTATGAAAGCTTGTAAGGATAATATTTGTATGAAGAATATTAAAGCCTCAAAAGTTTTGAATTTATTAAATGAAGCTAAGATATTGTAG
- the rfbA gene encoding glucose-1-phosphate thymidylyltransferase RfbA: MKGIILAGGSGTRLYPITKGVSKQLVPIYDKPMIYYPLSVLMLAGIKEVLIITTPQDQPSFINLLGDGSELGIRFEYVVQPSPDGLAQAFILGEEFLAGDDACLVLGDNIFYGHGLTELLAKSIKNIKDENKATVFGYYVSDPQRYGVAEFNENGDVISIEEKPKEPKSNYAVVGLYFYPNDVVKKAKDVKPSDRGELEITTLNQDYLNENRLKVELMGRGYAWLDTGTHESLLEASSFIQTIENRQSLKVACLEEIAYEMGYISKEKLLELAEPLKKNQYGQYLISRANQPRRMK; encoded by the coding sequence ATGAAGGGTATAATATTAGCAGGTGGAAGTGGAACAAGACTTTATCCAATCACAAAAGGAGTTAGTAAACAACTAGTTCCAATCTATGATAAACCTATGATATATTATCCTTTGTCTGTTTTAATGCTTGCTGGTATTAAAGAGGTTCTTATTATTACAACTCCTCAAGATCAACCTAGTTTTATTAATCTTCTAGGAGATGGAAGTGAGCTTGGTATCAGATTTGAATATGTAGTTCAACCAAGCCCTGATGGTTTAGCTCAAGCATTTATCTTAGGTGAAGAGTTTTTAGCTGGTGATGATGCTTGTTTAGTTTTAGGTGATAATATTTTTTATGGTCATGGATTAACAGAACTATTAGCTAAAAGTATAAAAAATATTAAAGATGAGAATAAAGCAACTGTATTTGGTTATTATGTTTCGGATCCTCAAAGATATGGAGTTGCAGAGTTTAATGAAAATGGTGATGTAATCTCTATTGAAGAGAAACCAAAAGAGCCAAAATCAAACTATGCTGTTGTAGGACTATACTTTTACCCAAATGATGTAGTAAAAAAAGCTAAAGATGTAAAACCAAGTGACAGAGGTGAACTAGAAATTACAACTTTAAATCAAGATTATCTAAATGAAAATAGATTAAAAGTAGAACTAATGGGAAGAGGGTACGCTTGGCTTGATACTGGAACTCATGAATCACTACTTGAAGCATCTTCATTTATTCAAACAATTGAAAATAGACAAAGTCTAAAAGTAGCCTGTCTTGAAGAAATAGCTTATGAGATGGGATATATAAGTAAAGAAAAACTTCTTGAACTAGCAGAACCTCTAAAGAAAAATCAATATGGTCAATATTTAATCTCTAGAGCAAATCAACCAAGAAGGATGAAATAG
- the rfbC gene encoding dTDP-4-dehydrorhamnose 3,5-epimerase has product MTFTRTAIPDVVIIEPKVHGDSRGYFVETFVSNKLEEFLGYKINFCQDNESKSSKGVLRGLHYQLPPHAQTKLVRVIHGRVLDVAVDIRKNSPTFGKYVAVELSGENKKQLLIPRGFAHGFVVLEDDTIFAYKVDNYYSPQCDRGIAFDDKNLNIDWILNHNELNLSAKDTKQPKLNETNDLFEFGVDYYA; this is encoded by the coding sequence ATGACATTTACAAGAACAGCTATTCCTGATGTTGTAATTATTGAACCAAAAGTTCATGGAGACTCAAGAGGTTACTTTGTAGAGACTTTTGTGAGCAATAAGCTAGAAGAGTTTTTAGGATATAAAATAAACTTCTGCCAAGATAATGAATCAAAAAGCTCTAAAGGAGTTCTTCGAGGTCTTCATTATCAACTTCCACCTCATGCACAAACAAAGTTAGTGCGAGTAATTCACGGAAGAGTTCTTGATGTTGCAGTTGATATACGAAAAAATTCTCCTACATTTGGAAAGTATGTAGCAGTAGAGTTAAGTGGCGAAAATAAAAAACAACTACTAATTCCACGAGGATTTGCTCATGGATTTGTAGTACTTGAAGATGATACCATATTTGCTTATAAAGTAGATAATTACTACAGCCCACAATGTGATAGAGGAATAGCTTTTGATGATAAAAATCTAAATATAGATTGGATTTTAAATCATAATGAATTAAACCTATCTGCTAAAGATACAAAACAACCAAAACTAAATGAAACAAATGATTTATTTGAATTTGGAGTAGATTATTATGCTTAA
- the rfbD gene encoding dTDP-4-dehydrorhamnose reductase, giving the protein MLNSNSLTTTYNILVTGSNGQVGSEIKELASKYSYNFFFTDRNNIDITSKDDIRKFCQTNSINVIINCAAYTAVDKAQSDIENADLVNRKAVKKLSIIAKELNIKLIHISTDYVFDGKNFKPYVEEFQTNPQSVYGKTKLDGENEIRDINPLNSIIIRTSWVYSYYGNNFVKTMLRLGKEKEELGVIFDQVGTPTYAKDLAKTILDIIPQIENSKVEIYNYSNEGVLSWYDFAKEIMKMAKLNCKINPIETYQYPTPAKRPHFSLLNKSKIKSKFNLEIPYWKDGLDDCLKRLGERK; this is encoded by the coding sequence ATGCTTAATTCAAACTCTTTAACTACTACTTACAATATACTTGTAACAGGTTCAAATGGACAAGTTGGAAGTGAAATAAAAGAACTTGCTTCAAAGTATTCTTATAACTTTTTTTTCACAGATAGAAATAATATAGATATTACTTCTAAAGATGATATAAGAAAATTCTGCCAAACAAATAGTATAAATGTAATTATTAACTGTGCAGCATATACAGCTGTGGATAAAGCCCAAAGTGATATTGAAAATGCAGATTTAGTAAATAGAAAAGCTGTTAAAAAATTATCAATCATTGCCAAAGAGCTAAATATAAAACTAATTCATATCTCTACAGATTATGTATTTGATGGTAAAAACTTTAAACCATATGTTGAAGAGTTTCAAACAAATCCACAATCAGTTTATGGTAAAACAAAACTTGATGGCGAAAATGAAATCAGAGATATAAATCCATTAAACTCTATAATTATACGAACTTCTTGGGTTTATTCATATTACGGTAATAACTTTGTAAAAACAATGCTTCGATTAGGAAAAGAAAAAGAAGAATTAGGTGTAATATTTGATCAAGTTGGAACTCCTACTTATGCAAAAGATTTAGCTAAAACTATTCTTGATATCATTCCACAAATAGAAAACTCAAAAGTAGAAATCTATAATTACTCAAATGAAGGAGTTCTATCTTGGTATGATTTTGCCAAAGAGATAATGAAAATGGCAAAATTAAATTGTAAAATAAACCCAATAGAGACATATCAATACCCAACTCCTGCAAAACGACCTCATTTCTCACTTTTAAATAAAAGTAAGATAAAATCAAAATTCAATTTAGAAATACCATACTGGAAAGATGGATTAGACGATTGCTTAAAGAGATTAGGTGAAAGAAAATAG
- the rfbB gene encoding dTDP-glucose 4,6-dehydratase yields MFNNNSKTILVTGCAGFIGSNFVPYFLEKYPNYNLVNLDLLTYAGDLENLKECENNPRYKFIKGDICNRELVEFIFNEYDIKGVIHFAAESHVDNSIKNPGVFVQTNVNGTFTLIDVAYKYWMNKPFTYKSEYQDCRFHHISTDEVYGTLSLDPNDLFTEKTPYSPNSPYSASKASSDMIIRAYNETYGLNTVITNCSNNYGPKQHDEKLIPTIIRNALLGNPIPIYGDGKNIRDWLYVLDHCKGIDLVYHKGKTGETYNIGGRNERTNLQIVDTITTILDKEVPQPNFSYKSLITFVEDRAGHDRRYAIDASKLENELGWKADENFDTGIVKTIEWYLKKYGK; encoded by the coding sequence ATGTTTAATAATAACAGTAAAACAATACTTGTAACTGGATGTGCAGGGTTTATTGGTAGTAACTTTGTGCCATATTTTTTAGAAAAATACCCAAACTATAATTTGGTAAATTTAGATCTTTTAACTTATGCTGGAGATTTGGAAAATCTAAAAGAGTGTGAAAATAATCCTCGCTATAAATTTATAAAAGGTGATATCTGTAATAGAGAATTAGTTGAATTTATATTTAATGAATATGATATAAAAGGTGTTATTCACTTTGCAGCTGAATCTCATGTTGATAATTCTATTAAAAACCCAGGTGTGTTTGTTCAAACAAATGTAAATGGAACATTTACTCTAATTGATGTTGCTTATAAATATTGGATGAATAAACCATTTACTTATAAATCAGAATATCAAGACTGTAGATTTCATCATATCTCAACAGATGAAGTATATGGAACGCTTAGTCTAGATCCAAATGATCTATTTACTGAAAAAACACCATACTCTCCAAACTCTCCATACTCTGCAAGTAAAGCTTCATCTGATATGATTATAAGAGCATATAATGAAACCTATGGATTAAATACAGTTATTACAAACTGCTCAAATAACTATGGTCCAAAACAACATGATGAAAAATTAATTCCAACAATTATAAGAAATGCTCTTTTGGGAAATCCAATTCCAATTTATGGTGATGGAAAGAATATAAGAGATTGGTTGTATGTACTTGATCATTGTAAAGGTATAGATCTTGTTTATCATAAAGGCAAAACAGGTGAGACATATAATATTGGTGGAAGAAATGAGAGAACAAATCTTCAAATAGTGGATACTATTACTACAATATTAGATAAAGAAGTTCCACAACCAAACTTCTCATACAAAAGTTTAATAACTTTTGTAGAAGATAGAGCAGGACATGATAGAAGATATGCAATAGATGCAAGTAAACTAGAGAATGAATTAGGTTGGAAAGCAGATGAGAATTTTGATACAGGAATTGTAAAAACAATAGAGTGGTATTTAAAAAAATATGGAAAATAA
- a CDS encoding glycosyltransferase gives MENNLKCSIIISVYKDTDSLDLILESLINQTIIPNEVIISEDGNSKEMVEYVKVAKDKYKKLDIVHLYQEDIGWRKNIALNRAIVASKYEYLIFIDGDCVPFDDFIENHIMQASKKIVLAGKRVELGDQITKEIRSKKLTVSKLTNNYWLYAIKLIKDKTRHLEDILHISYKSFLAPFIKKEVNYIIGCNWSAFKEDILSINGFDETYALPSVGEDVDLGWRFRGLGIELKSCRYNANIVHLYHKKRFDSSQGIINNAILKKNFDANKFVCDNGIVKKDNF, from the coding sequence ATGGAAAATAATTTAAAATGTTCAATAATAATATCTGTATATAAAGATACAGATAGCTTAGATTTAATATTAGAATCTTTGATTAATCAAACAATTATTCCAAATGAAGTTATTATTTCTGAAGATGGAAATAGTAAAGAAATGGTTGAATATGTTAAGGTTGCTAAAGATAAATATAAAAAATTAGATATCGTACATTTATATCAAGAAGATATTGGCTGGAGGAAGAATATAGCACTAAATAGAGCTATTGTTGCTTCAAAATATGAGTATTTGATTTTTATAGATGGTGATTGTGTACCATTTGATGATTTTATAGAGAATCATATTATGCAAGCTTCTAAAAAAATAGTTTTAGCTGGTAAAAGAGTAGAGTTAGGTGATCAGATAACAAAAGAGATTCGTTCTAAAAAATTAACAGTTTCAAAATTAACTAATAATTATTGGTTATATGCAATAAAATTAATAAAAGATAAAACTAGGCATTTGGAAGATATTTTACACATTTCTTATAAATCATTTTTGGCTCCATTTATAAAGAAAGAGGTTAATTACATTATTGGTTGTAATTGGTCTGCATTTAAAGAAGATATTTTATCAATTAATGGTTTTGATGAAACATATGCCTTACCATCAGTTGGTGAAGATGTGGATTTAGGATGGAGATTTAGAGGATTAGGAATAGAGCTTAAATCTTGTAGATATAATGCAAATATTGTACACTTATATCATAAAAAAAGATTTGATAGTTCTCAAGGGATTATAAATAATGCTATTTTGAAAAAAAATTTTGACGCAAATAAGTTTGTTTGTGATAATGGAATAGTTAAAAAGGATAATTTTTGA
- a CDS encoding glycosyltransferase → MIKLAACVVLYNPDDTIFENILTYGNYVDKLIVIDNSLKKNNLLIDKLSEVFESKLVYIDNNDNLGIATALNQACDKAIELKFKWILTMDQDSSFINFDHYKKCLEKVQNVNNVALLAANTDKEGYSNFDKNGCSCNYREDKFSVITSANIVNLEYFEEIGRFNDKLFIDMVDYDYCLRINIKKFKILYFPDVFVEHKLGEVHLRTNIFTRKKKYKTEHNAQRAYYIARNYLYVARNYGKYFPNDVGMLHILNIVFIHDVTKILIYEIDKWNKLKAKFIGLYHFIINRYGKYNLK, encoded by the coding sequence TTGATAAAACTTGCAGCTTGTGTAGTATTGTATAATCCAGATGATACTATTTTTGAAAATATTTTAACTTATGGGAATTATGTAGATAAGTTAATAGTTATTGATAATTCATTAAAAAAGAATAATCTTTTAATAGATAAGTTGAGTGAAGTTTTTGAATCAAAATTAGTTTATATAGATAATAATGATAATTTAGGTATAGCAACTGCTTTGAATCAAGCTTGTGATAAAGCTATAGAACTTAAATTTAAATGGATTCTTACTATGGATCAAGATAGTTCATTTATAAATTTTGACCACTATAAAAAATGCTTAGAAAAAGTACAAAATGTAAATAATGTAGCATTATTGGCAGCAAATACAGATAAAGAAGGTTATTCAAACTTCGATAAAAACGGGTGTAGTTGCAATTATAGAGAAGATAAATTCAGTGTTATAACATCTGCAAATATAGTTAATCTTGAATATTTTGAAGAAATAGGTAGATTTAATGATAAACTTTTTATAGATATGGTTGATTATGACTATTGTCTTAGAATTAATATTAAAAAATTTAAAATATTGTATTTCCCTGATGTTTTTGTAGAACATAAGTTAGGAGAAGTACACTTAAGAACTAATATTTTTACAAGAAAAAAGAAGTATAAAACCGAACATAATGCTCAAAGAGCTTATTATATAGCAAGAAATTATCTATATGTAGCAAGAAATTATGGAAAATACTTTCCTAATGATGTTGGAATGTTACATATATTAAATATAGTATTTATACATGATGTTACAAAAATCTTAATATATGAAATAGATAAATGGAATAAGTTAAAAGCTAAGTTTATCGGTTTATATCATTTTATTATAAATAGATATGGAAAGTATAATTTAAAGTAA